A section of the Hevea brasiliensis isolate MT/VB/25A 57/8 chromosome 17, ASM3005281v1, whole genome shotgun sequence genome encodes:
- the LOC131175362 gene encoding TMV resistance protein N-like: MAASSSSCPFDVFLSFRGDDVRKTFADHVYAALTGAGIHTFRDDEEIERGKNIDQELTKAIQQSKVAVIVFSPDHASSRWCLDELWMINERRKSDGMHILPIFYHVDPSAVRRQKRSFKEAFDRHEQQLKEEIDKVERWRAALKEVADLGRRF; encoded by the coding sequence ATGGCTGCTTCATCATCTTCTTGTCCTTTTGATGTGTTCTTGAGCTTTAGAGGAGATGACGTTCGCAAGACTTTTGCAGATCATGTCTATGCAGCTTTGACTGGAGCGGGGATTCACACCTTCAGGGACGATGAAGAAATTGAGAGGGGGAAAAACATTGACCAAGAACTCACGAAAGCAATTCAACAATCAAAAGTAGCAGTAATAGTGTTTTCTCCAGACCATGCCTCTTCAAGATGGTGCCTTGATGAGCTTTGGATGATCAATGAGCGTAGAAAATCTGATGGTATGCATATTTTGCCAATTTTTTACCATGTCGATCCAAGTGCAGTCAGGCGGCAGAAAAGAAGCTTCAAGGAAGCATTTGATAGACATGAACAGCAACTAAAGGAGGAGATAGACAAGGTGGAGAGATGGAGGGCAGCTCTTAAAGAAGTTGCAGATCTGGGCAGGAGGTTTTAA
- the LOC131169230 gene encoding disease resistance protein RPV1-like isoform X6 has translation MKIKDAMCCRKVIIILDNVDNSEQFKSIIGKQEWLSSGSKIIVTTRLKCLLSEGCWKLHIKPLSVKKSHKLFALHAFGREDSPENFDEHSERVVSLCDGLPLALRVLGSFLRRRSIDEWKSEIKELQEIPDSRIQKILRKSFDSLHNDRHRSIFLHIVFFFIGWDKDVVVKILEGCGFEAIIGVQHLLDRCLIEINERNNLAMHQLIRDMGREVVRQESPDEPGERSRICNHKEVFRVLTEKTGTKTIRGLILDMHLLREEKHVGPISNYGNYSHENSVEESVLGCEDNRSMHDRLGGIVRQRIVNCIPKTSSTSADVIKTEAFANMRQLNVLLLDDVKLDGGYEDFPKHLVCLRWLRFPLNSMPTCLNVEKLVVLDMRYSRLKHAWQGKSFPCLKILDLSHSHLLTTTPDFTGLPGLESLLLKDCINLVKIDDSIAVLRALVLLNLEGCAKLKELPKTISDLKSLEELYLTGCSELKVLPKVLAQMESLKVFFAGGITLNELSFSSRDVRGPWSWLSGREGPESTMFSSAFLPRSLTHLILPNCNLSDGKFTTDLHLPSLRHLVLRDNPLNTISAEIPGLPSLVYLDITLCNNSNVIIKVPTSIEELNWIGRSVTSLSDLLRFGLEHISSGRENRLVNRIGRISW, from the exons ATGAAGATCAAGGATGCTATGTGTTGCAGGAAAGTTATCATTATTCTTGATAATGTGGATAATTCAGAACAATTCAAATccattattggtaaacaagagtgGCTGTCGTCGGGAAGTAAAATCATCGTCACAACTCGATTGAAGTGTTTGTTAAGTGAAGGTTGTTGGAAACTTCACATTAAGCCATTGAGTGTTAAAAAGTCACATAAACTCTTCGCCTTGCATGCCTTTGGACGAGAAGATTCTCCTGAAAATTTCGATGAGCACTCTGAACGTGTAGTGAGCCTTTGTGATGGTCTTCCATTAGCTCTTCGTGTTTTAGGCTCCTTTCTTCGTCGCAGAAGTATAGATGAATGGAAAAGTGAGATTAAGGAACTGCAAGAAATTCCTGATAGTCGAATTCAAAAGATTCTCAGAAAAAGCTTTGATTCTCTACATAATGATCGTCATCGAAGCATATTTCTTCACATAGTTTTTTTCTTTATTGGGTGGGATAAAGATGTTGTAGTTAAAATTTTAGAGGGATGTGGCTTCGAAGCAATAATTGGAGTTCAACATCTCTTGGATAGATGTCTCATTGAAATCAATGAAAGAAACAACCTAGCGATGCATCAGTTGATTAGAGACATGGGTAGGGAAGTTGTTCGCCAAGAATCTCCTGATGAACCGGGGGAGCGCAGTAGAATATGTAATCATAAAGAGGTATTTAGGGTGTTGACAGAAAAAACC GGTACCAAGACAATTAGGGGCCTCATTCTTGACATGCATTTGTTAAGAGAAGAGAAACATGTCGGCCCAATTTCAAATTATGGAAATTACAGTCATGAAAATTCGGTGGAGGAATCAGTGCTTGGTTGTGAAGATAATCGTTCAATGCATGATCGTCTTGGTGGCATCGTTAGGCAACGGATTGTGAATTGTATCCCAAAAACCTCATCTACCTCCGCAGATGTGATAAAAACAGAGGCATTTGCAAACATGCGCCAATTAAATGTGCTCCTGCTCGATGATGTTAAGCTTGATGGAGGATATGAAGATTTTCCAAAACACTTGGTGTGCCTGCGTTGGCTCAGATTCCCTTTGAACTCTATGCCAACGTGTTTAAATGTGGAGAAACTTGTTGTTCTTGATATGCGGTATAGCAGGCTAAAACATGCTTGGCAGGGAAAG TCCTTTCCATGCTTGAAGATCCTTGACCTAAGTCACTCTCATTTACTCACTACAACCCCTGACTTCACGGGACTACCTGGTCTTGAGAGTTTGCTGCTTAAAGATTGTATAAACTTAGTCAAGATTGACGATTCTATTGCAGTCCTAAGGGCACTTGTCTTGTTAAATCTTGAAGGCTGCGCAAAACTCAAGGAGCTTCCAAAGACAATTTCTGATTTGAAATCACTTGAAGAACTATATTTGACTGGTTGCTCAGAACTTAAAGTGCTACCCAAAGTGCTGGCTCAGATGGAATCCTTGAAGGTGTTTTTTGCTGGTGGAATTACCTTGAATGAATTAAGCTTTAGCTCGAGAGATGTAAGGGGGCCTTGGTCTTGGTTATCAGGCAGAGAAGGTCCAGAATCCACTATGTTTTCATCTGCTTTTCTTCCACGTTCTTTGACCCATTTGATCCTTCCAAACTGCAATTTATCAGATGGTAAATTTACCACGGATCTTCATTTGCCGTCTTTGAGACATTTAGTTCTGCGTGATAACCCACTTAATACTATATCGGCTGAAATTCCTGGGCTCCCTTCACTCGTATATCTTGATATAACGCTGTGCAACAACTCCAACGTTATTATAAAGGTTCCTACGAGTATAGAGGAACTGAATTGGATAGGGCGGTCAGTTACAAGTCTGTCGGACTTGCTGCGTTTTGGGTTAGAGCACATCTCCAGTGGTCGTGAAAACcg
- the LOC131169230 gene encoding disease resistance protein RPV1-like isoform X4: MKIKDAMCCRKVIIILDNVDNSEQFKSIIGKQEWLSSGSKIIVTTRLKCLLSEGCWKLHIKPLSVKKSHKLFALHAFGREDSPENFDEHSERVVSLCDGLPLALRVLGSFLRRRSIDEWKSEIKELQEIPDSRIQKILRKSFDSLHNDRHRSIFLHIVFFFIGWDKDVVVKILEGCGFEAIIGVQHLLDRCLIEINERNNLAMHQLIRDMGREVVRQESPDEPGERSRICNHKEVFRVLTEKTGTKTIRGLILDMHLLREEKHVGPISNYGNYSHENSVEESVLGCEDNRSMHDRLGGIVRQRIVNCIPKTSSTSADVIKTEAFANMRQLNVLLLDDVKLDGGYEDFPKHLVCLRWLRFPLNSMPTCLNVEKLVVLDMRYSRLKHAWQGKSFPCLKILDLSHSHLLTTTPDFTGLPGLESLLLKDCINLVKIDDSIAVLRALVLLNLEGCAKLKELPKTISDLKSLEELYLTGCSELKVLPKVLAQMESLKVFFAGGITLNELSFSSRDVRGPWSWLSGREGPESTMFSSAFLPRSLTHLILPNCNLSDGKFTTDLHLPSLRHLVLRDNPLNTISAEIPGLPSLVYLDITLCNNSNVIIKVPTSIEELNWIGRSVTSLSDLLRFGLEHISSGRENRFTVSFCQNVVQLVQTNRPHLVGNFTIINNNVWCQLKYPEDGPRPPVLQENTSSLSLLVFLAHGLPLSNIPKGKLVEAYKEYRITFSFWAMLRVFIETLI, encoded by the exons ATGAAGATCAAGGATGCTATGTGTTGCAGGAAAGTTATCATTATTCTTGATAATGTGGATAATTCAGAACAATTCAAATccattattggtaaacaagagtgGCTGTCGTCGGGAAGTAAAATCATCGTCACAACTCGATTGAAGTGTTTGTTAAGTGAAGGTTGTTGGAAACTTCACATTAAGCCATTGAGTGTTAAAAAGTCACATAAACTCTTCGCCTTGCATGCCTTTGGACGAGAAGATTCTCCTGAAAATTTCGATGAGCACTCTGAACGTGTAGTGAGCCTTTGTGATGGTCTTCCATTAGCTCTTCGTGTTTTAGGCTCCTTTCTTCGTCGCAGAAGTATAGATGAATGGAAAAGTGAGATTAAGGAACTGCAAGAAATTCCTGATAGTCGAATTCAAAAGATTCTCAGAAAAAGCTTTGATTCTCTACATAATGATCGTCATCGAAGCATATTTCTTCACATAGTTTTTTTCTTTATTGGGTGGGATAAAGATGTTGTAGTTAAAATTTTAGAGGGATGTGGCTTCGAAGCAATAATTGGAGTTCAACATCTCTTGGATAGATGTCTCATTGAAATCAATGAAAGAAACAACCTAGCGATGCATCAGTTGATTAGAGACATGGGTAGGGAAGTTGTTCGCCAAGAATCTCCTGATGAACCGGGGGAGCGCAGTAGAATATGTAATCATAAAGAGGTATTTAGGGTGTTGACAGAAAAAACC GGTACCAAGACAATTAGGGGCCTCATTCTTGACATGCATTTGTTAAGAGAAGAGAAACATGTCGGCCCAATTTCAAATTATGGAAATTACAGTCATGAAAATTCGGTGGAGGAATCAGTGCTTGGTTGTGAAGATAATCGTTCAATGCATGATCGTCTTGGTGGCATCGTTAGGCAACGGATTGTGAATTGTATCCCAAAAACCTCATCTACCTCCGCAGATGTGATAAAAACAGAGGCATTTGCAAACATGCGCCAATTAAATGTGCTCCTGCTCGATGATGTTAAGCTTGATGGAGGATATGAAGATTTTCCAAAACACTTGGTGTGCCTGCGTTGGCTCAGATTCCCTTTGAACTCTATGCCAACGTGTTTAAATGTGGAGAAACTTGTTGTTCTTGATATGCGGTATAGCAGGCTAAAACATGCTTGGCAGGGAAAG TCCTTTCCATGCTTGAAGATCCTTGACCTAAGTCACTCTCATTTACTCACTACAACCCCTGACTTCACGGGACTACCTGGTCTTGAGAGTTTGCTGCTTAAAGATTGTATAAACTTAGTCAAGATTGACGATTCTATTGCAGTCCTAAGGGCACTTGTCTTGTTAAATCTTGAAGGCTGCGCAAAACTCAAGGAGCTTCCAAAGACAATTTCTGATTTGAAATCACTTGAAGAACTATATTTGACTGGTTGCTCAGAACTTAAAGTGCTACCCAAAGTGCTGGCTCAGATGGAATCCTTGAAGGTGTTTTTTGCTGGTGGAATTACCTTGAATGAATTAAGCTTTAGCTCGAGAGATGTAAGGGGGCCTTGGTCTTGGTTATCAGGCAGAGAAGGTCCAGAATCCACTATGTTTTCATCTGCTTTTCTTCCACGTTCTTTGACCCATTTGATCCTTCCAAACTGCAATTTATCAGATGGTAAATTTACCACGGATCTTCATTTGCCGTCTTTGAGACATTTAGTTCTGCGTGATAACCCACTTAATACTATATCGGCTGAAATTCCTGGGCTCCCTTCACTCGTATATCTTGATATAACGCTGTGCAACAACTCCAACGTTATTATAAAGGTTCCTACGAGTATAGAGGAACTGAATTGGATAGGGCGGTCAGTTACAAGTCTGTCGGACTTGCTGCGTTTTGGGTTAGAGCACATCTCCAGTGGTCGTGAAAACcg GTTCACGGTATCGTTCTGCCAAAATGTTGTGCAGCTTGTTCAAACGAATCGCCCGCATTTGGTGGGGAATTTCACTATCATCAACAATAATGTTTGGTGCCAATTAAAATATCCGGAGGATGGTCCTCGGCCACCTGTACTACAGGAGAATACTTCGAGTCTTTCGCTTCTGGTTTTCCTTGCGCATGGCTTACCTCTTTCGAATATTCCTAAGGGGAAATTAGTAGAGGCGTACAAGGAATATAGGATTACCTTTAGTTTCTGGGCTATGCTGAGGGTTTTCATTGAAACtttgatttaa
- the LOC131169230 gene encoding disease resistance protein RPV1-like isoform X5, which translates to MKIKDAMCCRKVIIILDNVDNSEQFKSIIGKQEWLSSGSKIIVTTRLKCLLSEGCWKLHIKPLSVKKSHKLFALHAFGREDSPENFDEHSERVVSLCDGLPLALRVLGSFLRRRSIDEWKSEIKELQEIPDSRIQKILRKSFDSLHNDRHRSIFLHIVFFFIGWDKDVVVKILEGCGFEAIIGVQHLLDRCLIEINERNNLAMHQLIRDMGREVVRQESPDEPGERSRICNHKEVFRVLTEKTGTKTIRGLILDMHLLREEKHVGPISNYGNYSHENSVEESVLGCEDNRSMHDRLGGIVRQRIVNCIPKTSSTSADVIKTEAFANMRQLNVLLLDDVKLDGGYEDFPKHLVCLRWLRFPLNSMPTCLNVEKLVVLDMRYSRLKHAWQGKSFPCLKILDLSHSHLLTTTPDFTGLPGLESLLLKDCINLVKIDDSIAVLRALVLLNLEGCAKLKELPKTISDLKSLEELYLTGCSELKVLPKVLAQMESLKVFFAGGITLNELSFSSRDVRGPWSWLSGREGPESTMFSSAFLPRSLTHLILPNCNLSDGKFTTDLHLPSLRHLVLRDNPLNTISAEIPGLPSLVYLDITLCNNSNVIIKVPTSIEELNWIGRSVTSLSDLLRFGLEHISSGRENRLFKRIARIWWGISLSSTIMFGAN; encoded by the exons ATGAAGATCAAGGATGCTATGTGTTGCAGGAAAGTTATCATTATTCTTGATAATGTGGATAATTCAGAACAATTCAAATccattattggtaaacaagagtgGCTGTCGTCGGGAAGTAAAATCATCGTCACAACTCGATTGAAGTGTTTGTTAAGTGAAGGTTGTTGGAAACTTCACATTAAGCCATTGAGTGTTAAAAAGTCACATAAACTCTTCGCCTTGCATGCCTTTGGACGAGAAGATTCTCCTGAAAATTTCGATGAGCACTCTGAACGTGTAGTGAGCCTTTGTGATGGTCTTCCATTAGCTCTTCGTGTTTTAGGCTCCTTTCTTCGTCGCAGAAGTATAGATGAATGGAAAAGTGAGATTAAGGAACTGCAAGAAATTCCTGATAGTCGAATTCAAAAGATTCTCAGAAAAAGCTTTGATTCTCTACATAATGATCGTCATCGAAGCATATTTCTTCACATAGTTTTTTTCTTTATTGGGTGGGATAAAGATGTTGTAGTTAAAATTTTAGAGGGATGTGGCTTCGAAGCAATAATTGGAGTTCAACATCTCTTGGATAGATGTCTCATTGAAATCAATGAAAGAAACAACCTAGCGATGCATCAGTTGATTAGAGACATGGGTAGGGAAGTTGTTCGCCAAGAATCTCCTGATGAACCGGGGGAGCGCAGTAGAATATGTAATCATAAAGAGGTATTTAGGGTGTTGACAGAAAAAACC GGTACCAAGACAATTAGGGGCCTCATTCTTGACATGCATTTGTTAAGAGAAGAGAAACATGTCGGCCCAATTTCAAATTATGGAAATTACAGTCATGAAAATTCGGTGGAGGAATCAGTGCTTGGTTGTGAAGATAATCGTTCAATGCATGATCGTCTTGGTGGCATCGTTAGGCAACGGATTGTGAATTGTATCCCAAAAACCTCATCTACCTCCGCAGATGTGATAAAAACAGAGGCATTTGCAAACATGCGCCAATTAAATGTGCTCCTGCTCGATGATGTTAAGCTTGATGGAGGATATGAAGATTTTCCAAAACACTTGGTGTGCCTGCGTTGGCTCAGATTCCCTTTGAACTCTATGCCAACGTGTTTAAATGTGGAGAAACTTGTTGTTCTTGATATGCGGTATAGCAGGCTAAAACATGCTTGGCAGGGAAAG TCCTTTCCATGCTTGAAGATCCTTGACCTAAGTCACTCTCATTTACTCACTACAACCCCTGACTTCACGGGACTACCTGGTCTTGAGAGTTTGCTGCTTAAAGATTGTATAAACTTAGTCAAGATTGACGATTCTATTGCAGTCCTAAGGGCACTTGTCTTGTTAAATCTTGAAGGCTGCGCAAAACTCAAGGAGCTTCCAAAGACAATTTCTGATTTGAAATCACTTGAAGAACTATATTTGACTGGTTGCTCAGAACTTAAAGTGCTACCCAAAGTGCTGGCTCAGATGGAATCCTTGAAGGTGTTTTTTGCTGGTGGAATTACCTTGAATGAATTAAGCTTTAGCTCGAGAGATGTAAGGGGGCCTTGGTCTTGGTTATCAGGCAGAGAAGGTCCAGAATCCACTATGTTTTCATCTGCTTTTCTTCCACGTTCTTTGACCCATTTGATCCTTCCAAACTGCAATTTATCAGATGGTAAATTTACCACGGATCTTCATTTGCCGTCTTTGAGACATTTAGTTCTGCGTGATAACCCACTTAATACTATATCGGCTGAAATTCCTGGGCTCCCTTCACTCGTATATCTTGATATAACGCTGTGCAACAACTCCAACGTTATTATAAAGGTTCCTACGAGTATAGAGGAACTGAATTGGATAGGGCGGTCAGTTACAAGTCTGTCGGACTTGCTGCGTTTTGGGTTAGAGCACATCTCCAGTGGTCGTGAAAACcg CTTGTTCAAACGAATCGCCCGCATTTGGTGGGGAATTTCACTATCATCAACAATAATGTTTGGTGCCAATTAA